The following coding sequences are from one Dreissena polymorpha isolate Duluth1 chromosome 8, UMN_Dpol_1.0, whole genome shotgun sequence window:
- the LOC127840502 gene encoding uncharacterized protein LOC127840502, whose amino-acid sequence MNIARTLLITLPIVFKLYIFINQDEFELSIRSDENKFGYASTSSTPHIDSFLFNSISYGHFTFHNHFINLNISVSRRHLSSCYSIERENVFLPICLLLCGDIHPCPGPTDTSSPTSSSTTYSDYSVFQKRGLHFLHINVRSLLPKLHEIDSLAKKSRAAIISISETWLDSSVPDSEISIENYCIERRDRNRHGGGVCIFIRKDLSYNSRDDLKREDLEAIFIELFLPKTKPILCGCLYRPPTQQNFYTILDELCSSDTHFLEHETILLGDFNTDVSCRKSYPLLQCFKSFVDMFHFKQLICNPTRFGNTSSTIIDLILTSDKDKISQSGVIQTSFSDHFVIFCTRKSVKSYIGGRP is encoded by the exons ATGAACATAGCAAGAACTTTATTGATTACTTTACCTATTGTTTTTAAACTGTATATATTCATAAACCAGGACGAGTTTGAACTGTCCATACGTTCGGATGAAAATAAATTCGGATACGCTTCAACTTCCTCAACTCCACATATTGACAGTTTTCTGTTTAACAGCATTTCTTACGGGCATTTTACGTTTCACAATCATTTTATAAACTTGAACATCTCAGTATCCAGACGTCATTTGTCTTCGTGCTACTCAATAGAGAGGGAAAATGTCTTCCTGCCAATATGTTTACTATTGTGTGGAGATATTCACCCCTGCCCAGGACCTACTGATACTTCAAGTCCTACGTCTTCATCAACCACTTACAGTGATTATAGTGTCTTCCAGAAACGTGGCCTTCACTTTTTACACATTAATGTTCGCAGCCTTTTACCAAAACTTCATGAAATTGATTCACTAGCCAAGAAAAGTAGGGCTGCAATCATATCTATTTCTGAAACATGGCTGGACTCATCTGTTCCAGATTCTGAAATTTCCATCGAAAATTATTGTATTGAGCGCAGGGATCGCAATCGACATGGAGGTGGAGTGTGCATTTTTATACGAAAAGACCTCTCCTACAATAGCCGTGATGACCTAAAACGTGAGGACCTGGAGGCGATATTTATTGAACTGTTTTTACCTAAAACGAAACCAATTTTATGTGGATGCTTGTACAGACCACCTACACAACAGAACTTTTATACCATATTAGATGAATTATGTTCATCAGACACTCACTTCTTAGAACATGAAACAATTTTGTTAGGTGATTTTAACACTGATGTATCATGTAGAAAGTCTTATCCTcttttacaatgttttaaatCTTTTGTTGATATGTTCCATTTTAAACAGCTTATTTGTAATCCAACCAGATTTGGAAATACTAGTTCTACTATTATTGATTTGATCTTAACTTCAGATAAGGACAAAATTTCACAGTCTGGTGTAATACAAACTTCTTTTAGTgaccattttgtaatattttgtaccAGGAAATCTGTCAAGTCATATATCG GGGGTCGTCCCTGA